One part of the Streptomyces lienomycini genome encodes these proteins:
- the tatC gene encoding twin-arginine translocase subunit TatC, whose protein sequence is MLKSARNKEKDPEGRMPLAEHLRELRNRLAKALLAIVVVTVVAAFFYREIINVLTGPILESIGCEKSFAELAQAEDGSKPCAQITINGLLGPFTLALKVSLTAGIVLASPVWLYQLWAFVAPGLHRKEKKYAYAFVATGAPLFLVGAYFAYAVLPTSAKVLIEFTPSEVDNLLPLDDLLDLVTRMVVVFGLSFELPLLLVMLNFTGVLSGKRMLGWWRAMIMGITLFAAIATPSTDPLTMIMLAGPIWVLYFAAVTVSLLNDRRKSRREALEPDDDEASDLDLTPEDIGEVEAVTTARALPEQATRDRVNGFDDVT, encoded by the coding sequence TTGCTGAAGTCTGCCCGCAACAAGGAGAAGGATCCCGAGGGGCGGATGCCGCTCGCGGAGCACCTTCGTGAGCTTCGCAACCGGCTCGCGAAGGCGCTGCTGGCCATTGTCGTCGTCACCGTGGTCGCCGCCTTCTTCTACCGAGAGATCATCAACGTCCTCACCGGCCCGATCCTCGAGTCGATCGGCTGCGAGAAGTCGTTCGCGGAGCTGGCCCAGGCGGAGGACGGCTCGAAGCCGTGCGCGCAGATCACCATCAACGGTCTGCTCGGCCCCTTCACGCTGGCTCTGAAGGTGTCCCTGACGGCCGGCATCGTGCTGGCCTCGCCGGTCTGGCTCTACCAGCTGTGGGCGTTCGTCGCCCCGGGCCTGCACCGCAAGGAGAAGAAGTACGCCTACGCGTTCGTCGCCACCGGTGCCCCGCTGTTCCTCGTCGGCGCCTACTTCGCCTACGCGGTGCTGCCCACCTCCGCGAAGGTGCTGATCGAGTTCACCCCGAGCGAGGTCGACAACCTGCTGCCGCTGGACGATCTGCTCGACCTCGTCACACGCATGGTGGTCGTCTTCGGTCTCTCCTTCGAGCTGCCCCTGCTGCTGGTGATGCTCAACTTCACCGGCGTGCTGTCCGGCAAGCGGATGCTCGGCTGGTGGCGGGCGATGATCATGGGGATCACGCTGTTCGCCGCCATCGCCACGCCCAGCACGGACCCGCTGACCATGATCATGCTGGCCGGGCCGATCTGGGTGCTGTACTTCGCCGCGGTCACCGTCTCCCTGCTGAACGACCGCCGCAAGAGCCGCCGCGAGGCACTGGAGCCGGACGACGACGAGGCGTCCGACCTGGACCTGACGCCCGAGGACATCGGCGAGGTCGAGGCCGTGACCACCGCCCGCGCCCTGCCCGAGCAGGCCACCAGGGACCGGGTCAACGGCTTCGACGACGTGACCTGA
- the tatA gene encoding Sec-independent protein translocase subunit TatA, with the protein MFGRLGAPEIILILVVIILLFGAKKLPDMARSLGKSARILKSEAKAMKSEAKTDEAAPADPPNPEQSAAQRTIQAAPGDVTSSRPVTEPTDTTKR; encoded by the coding sequence ATGTTCGGAAGGCTCGGCGCCCCCGAGATCATTCTCATCCTCGTCGTCATCATCCTGCTGTTCGGCGCGAAGAAGCTTCCGGACATGGCGCGGTCGCTCGGCAAGTCGGCGCGCATCCTCAAGAGCGAGGCCAAGGCCATGAAGAGCGAGGCCAAGACCGACGAGGCCGCCCCCGCCGACCCGCCGAACCCCGAGCAGTCCGCGGCGCAGCGCACCATCCAGGCCGCCCCCGGCGACGTGACCAGCTCCCGGCCGGTCACCGAGCCGACGGACACGACCAAGCGCTGA
- a CDS encoding helix-turn-helix transcriptional regulator: MAGKPVRAVNAIDQTRRMLSLVTYLRERPGARVEDVARAFGITEDELVSDLDVLPMCGTSFRGGDLLDIDTDGERIWWHNPAALGADAAEPLRLAADEATALLVAARAVATLPGLRESDRQALLRATAKVETSAGEAAGASSRLSVTFESEGGVFADVDRAISERRRLWIRYYSPARDELTEREIDPIRLVSVGHTYVEAWCRRSEARRTFRLDRVAEIRILDEPAAPPEVELRDLSEGLVQPAAEDPEVVVEVGPGGRWVAEYYPHDSAEELPEGGLRITLRTPDPASLRRLALRLGRDGRIVSPPALADSARQAAREALAAYDGIEAAGEHGGTGTAGDHGEARTAGAQDGAAAARAHGGSQAAGEHGGTGTADGTRAAGAHDGTAAAPEYGSETVAGRRDDKQERAR, translated from the coding sequence GTGGCAGGCAAACCGGTCAGGGCAGTGAACGCCATCGACCAGACCCGACGGATGCTCTCCCTGGTGACGTATCTGCGCGAACGCCCCGGGGCCCGGGTCGAGGACGTCGCGCGGGCCTTCGGCATCACGGAGGACGAACTGGTCTCGGACCTCGACGTGCTGCCGATGTGCGGCACCAGTTTCCGCGGCGGCGACCTGCTCGACATCGACACCGACGGCGAGCGCATCTGGTGGCACAACCCGGCGGCCCTCGGCGCGGACGCCGCCGAGCCGCTGCGGCTGGCCGCGGACGAGGCGACCGCGCTGCTGGTGGCCGCCCGTGCCGTCGCGACCCTGCCCGGCCTGCGCGAGAGCGACCGGCAGGCGCTGCTGCGGGCCACCGCCAAGGTGGAGACCTCGGCCGGTGAGGCCGCGGGTGCCAGCTCGCGCCTGTCGGTGACCTTCGAGTCCGAGGGCGGTGTCTTCGCCGACGTCGACCGGGCCATCTCCGAGCGCCGCCGGCTGTGGATCCGCTACTACTCGCCGGCCCGCGACGAACTCACCGAGCGGGAGATCGACCCGATCCGGCTGGTCAGCGTGGGACACACCTACGTGGAGGCCTGGTGCCGCCGCTCCGAGGCCCGGCGCACCTTCCGGCTCGACCGGGTCGCCGAGATCCGCATCCTCGACGAGCCCGCGGCGCCGCCCGAGGTGGAGCTGCGGGACCTGTCGGAGGGGCTGGTGCAGCCCGCCGCCGAGGACCCGGAGGTCGTCGTGGAGGTCGGCCCCGGCGGGCGCTGGGTCGCCGAGTACTACCCGCACGACAGCGCGGAGGAACTCCCCGAAGGCGGCCTGCGCATCACCCTGCGCACCCCCGACCCGGCGTCCCTGCGGCGGCTGGCGCTGCGGCTGGGCCGCGACGGCCGGATCGTGTCCCCACCCGCTCTGGCCGACAGCGCCCGGCAGGCCGCCCGCGAGGCGCTGGCCGCGTACGACGGGATCGAGGCGGCCGGGGAGCACGGCGGGACGGGTACGGCCGGGGACCACGGCGAGGCTCGGACGGCCGGGGCGCAGGACGGGGCCGCGGCGGCCAGGGCGCACGGCGGAAGTCAGGCGGCCGGGGAGCACGGCGGGACCGGGACGGCCGACGGGACCCGGGCAGCCGGGGCGCACGACGGAACCGCGGCGGCCCCCGAGTACGGGTCCGAGACGGTCGCGGGGCGGCGGGACGACAAGCAGGAGCGAGCACGGTGA
- a CDS encoding helix-turn-helix transcriptional regulator yields MAIAKAERLMNLALCLLGTRRPLSKRELRESVEAYLEAGSDDAFNRMFERDKDDLRELGLVIETVESLDGEIGYLARRDSNRLPPITLDAEEAAALGLAAKVWQQARLAGAASGALQKLRAAGLPEDVDPYEAHGALEPRIPVHEAAFEPLMLACRDRRPVVFDYRKANAAQPEPRHVEPWALECWRGHWYLAGFDRDRGAERVFRLSRITGKVRSRGARFTAPVPDVVTVRETVASWAGETADRSALIRLRTGAGYPLRAKATGVRELGDGWDELEVPYGHGLDAWLVEFGPDVVVLEPAELRADVVDRLRAVAKG; encoded by the coding sequence ATGGCCATTGCCAAGGCCGAGCGGCTGATGAACCTGGCGCTGTGTCTGCTCGGGACACGGCGGCCGCTCAGCAAGCGTGAGCTGCGCGAGTCGGTCGAGGCCTATCTCGAGGCGGGCTCCGACGACGCCTTCAACCGCATGTTCGAGCGCGACAAGGACGATCTTCGCGAACTCGGACTGGTCATCGAGACCGTGGAGAGCCTGGACGGAGAGATCGGCTACCTGGCCCGCCGGGACAGCAACCGGCTGCCGCCCATCACCCTGGACGCCGAGGAGGCCGCCGCGCTCGGCCTGGCCGCGAAGGTGTGGCAGCAGGCCCGGCTCGCCGGTGCCGCGAGCGGCGCGCTGCAGAAACTGCGCGCGGCCGGACTGCCCGAGGACGTCGACCCGTACGAGGCGCACGGCGCGCTGGAGCCCCGCATCCCGGTGCACGAGGCCGCCTTCGAGCCGCTGATGCTGGCCTGCCGCGACCGCCGGCCGGTCGTCTTCGACTACCGCAAGGCGAACGCGGCTCAACCCGAGCCGCGGCACGTGGAGCCGTGGGCGCTGGAGTGCTGGCGCGGCCACTGGTACCTGGCCGGATTCGACCGCGACCGCGGTGCCGAGCGGGTATTCCGGCTGTCGCGGATCACGGGGAAGGTCCGTTCGCGCGGCGCGCGGTTCACCGCTCCCGTGCCGGACGTCGTCACCGTCCGGGAGACGGTCGCGAGCTGGGCGGGGGAGACCGCCGACCGCTCCGCGCTGATCCGGCTGCGGACGGGCGCCGGGTACCCCCTTCGGGCGAAGGCCACCGGGGTACGGGAACTCGGCGACGGCTGGGACGAGTTGGAAGTTCCGTACGGGCACGGGCTGGACGCCTGGCTGGTGGAGTTCGGGCCGGACGTGGTGGTGCTGGAGCCCGCGGAGTTGCGTGCGGACGTGGTGGACCGGCTGCGTGCCGTCGCCAAGGGCTGA
- a CDS encoding FKBP-type peptidyl-prolyl cis-trans isomerase translates to MSIDKPEVDFPGGEPPADLEIKDIWEGDGAVAEAGQTVTVHYVGVTFSTGEEFDASWNRGAPFRFPLGGGRVIAGWDRGVQGMKVGGRRQLTIPAHLAYGDQSPTPAIPAGSTLIFVVDLLGV, encoded by the coding sequence GTGAGCATCGACAAGCCCGAGGTCGACTTCCCGGGCGGCGAGCCCCCGGCGGACCTCGAGATCAAGGACATCTGGGAGGGCGACGGCGCGGTTGCCGAGGCCGGTCAGACCGTGACCGTCCACTACGTGGGCGTGACCTTCAGCACGGGCGAGGAGTTCGACGCCAGCTGGAACCGCGGTGCGCCGTTCCGCTTCCCGCTCGGTGGCGGCCGTGTCATCGCGGGCTGGGACCGGGGCGTGCAGGGCATGAAGGTCGGCGGCCGCCGCCAGCTGACCATCCCCGCGCACCTCGCCTACGGCGACCAGAGCCCGACCCCGGCGATCCCGGCGGGCTCGACGCTGATCTTCGTGGTCGATCTGCTCGGAGTCTGA
- a CDS encoding FKBP-type peptidyl-prolyl cis-trans isomerase, which yields MRRRSLLIAVPAGMVTLAACGDDDDSGSSSAGDSASPEASATSAAPPPKIVDGPLPAITAGTKFGEKPTVAKGSGEPSKDLAVKTVVAGGGKAVAENDFISADYLGQIWQSAKVFDNSYDRKTPILIQLAQGSIIDGWRYALTGKKTGSRVEFSVPPTWGYGEQGNEQAGIKGDDTLVFVVDIQDTFNARSSAQGKKVPQDDAALPKVGTNTDGKAPSIEVPKTDAPKKLVAEYVLEGDGAEVGAQDSVLVQYKGVLWDGGKEFDSTYARKQLTSFSLQQVVKGWAQGLTGKKVGSRVLIVIPPDLGYGDSPPEGSGIQKDSTLIFSVDILAKM from the coding sequence GTGCGCCGACGCTCACTCCTCATCGCCGTCCCCGCCGGGATGGTCACGCTCGCCGCATGCGGTGACGACGACGACTCCGGTTCGAGCAGCGCGGGCGACAGCGCGTCGCCGGAGGCGTCGGCCACGTCGGCGGCGCCGCCACCGAAGATCGTCGACGGTCCGCTGCCGGCGATCACGGCGGGGACGAAGTTCGGTGAGAAGCCGACCGTCGCCAAGGGCAGCGGCGAGCCCTCCAAGGACCTGGCGGTGAAGACGGTCGTCGCGGGCGGCGGCAAGGCCGTCGCGGAGAACGACTTCATCTCGGCCGACTACCTCGGTCAGATCTGGCAGAGCGCGAAGGTCTTCGACAACTCCTACGACCGCAAGACGCCCATCCTCATCCAGCTCGCCCAGGGCAGCATCATCGACGGCTGGCGCTACGCGCTCACCGGCAAGAAGACCGGCAGCCGGGTCGAGTTCTCCGTCCCGCCCACCTGGGGGTACGGCGAGCAGGGCAACGAGCAGGCGGGTATCAAGGGCGACGACACGCTGGTGTTCGTGGTCGACATCCAGGACACCTTCAACGCCAGGAGCAGCGCCCAGGGCAAGAAGGTCCCCCAGGACGACGCGGCCCTGCCGAAGGTCGGCACCAACACCGACGGCAAGGCGCCCTCCATCGAGGTGCCGAAGACCGACGCGCCGAAGAAGCTCGTCGCGGAGTACGTCCTGGAGGGCGACGGCGCCGAGGTCGGCGCGCAGGACAGCGTGCTCGTGCAGTACAAGGGTGTGCTGTGGGACGGCGGCAAGGAGTTCGACTCCACGTACGCCAGGAAGCAGCTGACGTCGTTCTCGCTGCAGCAGGTCGTCAAGGGCTGGGCGCAGGGTCTGACGGGCAAGAAGGTCGGCAGCCGCGTCCTGATCGTCATCCCGCCGGACCTGGGTTACGGCGACAGCCCGCCGGAGGGCAGCGGCATCCAGAAGGACTCCACGCTCATCTTCTCCGTCGACATCCTCGCGAAGATGTGA
- the pafA gene encoding Pup--protein ligase, translated as MDRRIFGLENEYGVTCTFRGQRRLSPDEVARYLFRRVVSWGRSSNVFLRNGARLYLDVGSHPEYATPECDNVTELVTHDKAGERILEGLLVDAERRLHEEGIAGDVYLFKNNTDSAGNSYGCHENYLVARHGEFSRLADILIPFLVTRQLLCGAGKVLQTPRGAVYCVSQRAEHIWEGVSSATTRSRPIINTRDEPHADAERYRRLHVIVGDSNMSETTMLLKVGATDLVLRMIEAGTVMRDLTLENPIRAIREVSHDITGRRKVRLASGREASALEVQREYYEKAVDFVDRRGIRTGTVERVLELWGRTLEAIEAEDLDRIDTEIDWVMKYKLLERYRAKHNMTMSHPRVAQIDLAYHDIHRRRGLYYLLEKKGQAARVANDLKIFEGKSVPPQTTRARLRGDFIRRAQEQRRDFTVDWVHLKLNDQAQRTVLCKDPFRSVDDRVEKLIAGM; from the coding sequence ATGGACCGCCGCATTTTCGGGCTGGAGAACGAGTACGGCGTCACGTGCACGTTCAGGGGACAGCGCCGCCTGTCGCCTGACGAGGTGGCGCGGTACCTCTTCCGCCGTGTCGTGTCATGGGGCCGCAGCAGCAATGTCTTTCTGCGCAACGGTGCCCGCCTGTATCTCGACGTGGGATCACATCCGGAATACGCGACACCCGAGTGTGACAACGTGACTGAGCTCGTCACCCACGACAAGGCGGGCGAGCGCATTCTCGAAGGACTCCTGGTGGACGCCGAACGACGCCTGCACGAGGAGGGAATCGCGGGCGACGTCTACCTCTTCAAGAACAACACCGACTCCGCGGGCAACTCGTACGGTTGTCACGAGAATTACCTCGTGGCCCGGCACGGTGAGTTCTCGCGGCTCGCGGACATCCTCATTCCGTTCCTGGTGACGAGGCAGTTGCTCTGCGGTGCCGGCAAGGTGCTGCAGACGCCGCGCGGCGCGGTGTACTGCGTCAGTCAGCGGGCCGAGCACATCTGGGAGGGCGTCTCCTCGGCGACCACCCGTTCCCGGCCCATCATCAACACGCGTGACGAGCCGCACGCCGACGCCGAGCGCTACCGGCGGCTGCACGTCATCGTGGGCGACTCGAACATGTCCGAGACGACGATGCTGCTGAAGGTCGGCGCCACCGACCTGGTGCTGCGCATGATCGAGGCGGGCACGGTGATGCGCGACCTGACCCTGGAGAACCCGATCCGGGCGATCCGCGAGGTCAGCCACGACATCACCGGGCGGCGCAAGGTGCGCCTGGCCAGCGGCCGGGAGGCGTCCGCGCTGGAGGTGCAGCGGGAGTACTACGAGAAGGCCGTCGACTTCGTCGACCGCCGCGGTATCCGCACCGGCACCGTGGAGCGGGTGCTGGAGCTGTGGGGCCGCACCCTGGAGGCGATCGAGGCCGAGGACCTCGACCGCATCGACACCGAGATCGACTGGGTCATGAAGTACAAGCTCCTGGAGCGGTACCGGGCCAAGCACAACATGACCATGTCGCACCCGCGGGTCGCGCAGATAGACCTCGCCTACCACGACATCCACCGCCGTCGTGGCCTGTACTACCTGCTCGAGAAGAAGGGGCAGGCCGCCCGGGTCGCCAACGACCTGAAGATCTTCGAGGGCAAGTCCGTTCCGCCGCAGACCACTCGGGCCCGGTTGCGCGGCGACTTCATCCGGCGGGCCCAGGAGCAGCGCCGGGACTTCACCGTCGACTGGGTCCACCTCAAGCTCAACGACCAGGCGCAGCGCACCGTGTTGTGCAAGGACCCGTTCCGTTCGGTGGACGACCGGGTGGAGAAGCTGATCGCCGGGATGTGA
- a CDS encoding MFS transporter: protein MVAGYLDILRARHAVRLLAGTLVGRLPNATAAIAIVLFVRAEGGSYSLAGALAAVYGVANAVGQPVLGRLVDLHGQPRVQLPAAVLSAVAMSVFAFAGTGTSWLAYAAVGAAGLFTPPLEGGLRALWPSVLGKEDQVHTAYAMDAVAQEVMFTVGPLLVTVCVSLWSPLVALLVLNGLGVLGALSVVVSPPSRAWRSASREAHWLGALRSGGLLALLGAFLFVGMALGSITVASVPYADEHGGDAVYGWLMAALGLGALVGGAVYGSRRWAGEPARRLRMLVALLAVCYLPLMLMPGAVAMVLLTVLAGVFLAPCIACAFVLVDVHAPRGTVTEAFSWLVTTFTVGASVGTGLAGPVVEHGGALWGFALPGAAGCVSLLVLACTGRVLAAPAWGAVVAASSENDPNRAVEPRFSSGHQA, encoded by the coding sequence GTGGTCGCCGGATATCTGGACATCCTCCGGGCGCGGCACGCCGTGCGGCTGCTGGCCGGCACGCTGGTCGGGCGGCTGCCCAACGCGACCGCCGCGATCGCGATCGTGCTGTTCGTGCGGGCCGAGGGCGGTTCGTACAGTCTCGCGGGGGCGCTGGCCGCCGTGTACGGCGTCGCGAACGCGGTGGGCCAGCCCGTGCTGGGGCGACTGGTGGATCTGCACGGGCAGCCGCGGGTTCAGTTGCCGGCGGCCGTGCTGTCGGCGGTCGCGATGAGCGTGTTCGCCTTCGCGGGCACCGGGACGTCCTGGCTCGCGTACGCGGCCGTGGGCGCGGCCGGGCTGTTCACGCCGCCGCTGGAGGGCGGTCTGCGGGCGCTGTGGCCGAGTGTGCTGGGCAAGGAGGACCAGGTGCACACGGCGTACGCGATGGACGCCGTGGCGCAGGAGGTCATGTTCACCGTCGGGCCGCTGCTCGTGACGGTGTGCGTGTCGCTCTGGTCGCCGCTGGTGGCGCTGCTGGTGCTGAACGGGCTGGGGGTGCTGGGCGCGCTGTCCGTCGTCGTGTCGCCGCCCTCGCGCGCGTGGCGGTCGGCGTCGCGCGAGGCGCACTGGCTCGGCGCGCTGCGTTCGGGCGGGCTGCTGGCGTTGCTGGGTGCCTTCCTGTTCGTGGGGATGGCGCTCGGATCCATCACCGTCGCGTCCGTGCCCTACGCGGACGAGCACGGGGGTGACGCCGTCTACGGGTGGCTGATGGCGGCGCTGGGGCTGGGCGCGCTGGTCGGGGGAGCCGTCTACGGGTCGCGTCGGTGGGCCGGGGAGCCGGCGCGGCGACTGCGGATGCTGGTGGCGCTGCTGGCGGTCTGTTACCTGCCGCTGATGCTGATGCCGGGGGCGGTGGCCATGGTGCTGCTCACGGTCCTGGCGGGTGTCTTCCTGGCGCCGTGCATCGCCTGCGCGTTCGTCCTCGTCGACGTGCACGCGCCGCGTGGCACGGTGACGGAGGCGTTCTCGTGGCTGGTGACGACCTTCACCGTGGGGGCGTCGGTGGGGACCGGGCTCGCGGGGCCCGTGGTGGAGCACGGCGGGGCCTTGTGGGGCTTCGCCCTGCCCGGGGCGGCGGGGTGCGTCTCCCTGCTCGTGCTGGCGTGCACGGGGCGGGTCCTCGCAGCTCCCGCGTGGGGAGCGGTGGTTGCGGCTTCATCGGAAAATGATCCAAACCGTGCCGTCGAACCCCGTTTCAGTTCGGGTCATCAGGCGTAA
- a CDS encoding LacI family DNA-binding transcriptional regulator, whose translation MARGSTRPTSRDVAQAAGVSQAAVSLVLGDKWRGRVSEPTAQRVRDAAHELGYRPNLAARNLRLGRTRTVLLVVPALTTEFFAEVYTGAARVAAEHGFGVVLYPSPEGVGPARDPFASAQAALDGVIASSMAADALTAIRGDQLPLVMLDSDPEGSLGAATVNLDIADGIRQVTEHLLALGHRRFLHLAADIPSWTFEVRARELASRLDAAPGTELRTVRAPISIEGARTATEAALAAPGPRPTALVCDDDKLAAGAYKAVRRAGLRVPDDLSVTGLDDLGLATAIDPELTTVRLDAEAFGERGMRALLAVLEGRPPEKGDLPVSLVVRGSTAAPR comes from the coding sequence GTGGCACGAGGCAGTACCCGCCCCACGAGCAGGGACGTCGCCCAGGCCGCCGGCGTCTCCCAGGCAGCCGTCTCCCTGGTACTCGGCGACAAGTGGCGCGGCCGGGTCTCCGAGCCGACCGCCCAACGGGTCCGCGACGCCGCACACGAACTGGGCTACCGCCCCAACCTCGCCGCGCGCAACCTCCGCCTCGGCCGCACCCGCACCGTCCTGCTCGTCGTTCCCGCGCTGACCACGGAGTTCTTCGCCGAGGTGTACACGGGCGCCGCACGCGTCGCCGCCGAGCACGGCTTCGGAGTGGTCCTCTACCCCTCACCCGAGGGCGTGGGCCCGGCCCGCGACCCCTTCGCCTCCGCACAGGCCGCACTGGACGGCGTCATCGCCTCCTCCATGGCCGCCGACGCGCTCACCGCCATCCGCGGCGACCAGCTCCCCCTGGTCATGCTCGACAGCGACCCGGAGGGCAGCCTCGGCGCGGCCACGGTCAACCTCGACATCGCCGACGGCATCCGCCAGGTCACCGAGCACCTGCTCGCCCTGGGCCACCGCCGCTTCCTCCACCTCGCGGCCGACATCCCCTCCTGGACCTTCGAGGTACGCGCCCGCGAACTGGCCTCGCGACTCGACGCCGCCCCGGGCACCGAACTGCGCACCGTCCGGGCGCCCATCTCCATCGAGGGCGCCCGCACCGCCACGGAGGCCGCCCTCGCCGCGCCCGGACCCCGGCCCACGGCTCTGGTCTGCGACGACGACAAACTGGCGGCCGGTGCCTACAAGGCGGTCCGGCGTGCCGGACTGCGTGTCCCCGACGACCTGTCCGTCACCGGCCTGGACGACCTCGGCCTCGCCACGGCCATCGACCCCGAACTCACCACCGTCCGCCTCGACGCGGAGGCCTTCGGCGAACGGGGCATGCGCGCACTGCTGGCGGTACTGGAAGGCAGGCCCCCCGAGAAGGGGGACCTGCCGGTGAGCCTGGTGGTACGGGGGTCCACCGCGGCGCCGCGATGA
- the prcA gene encoding proteasome subunit alpha has product MSTPFYVSPQQAMADRAEYARKGIARGRSLVVLQYADGIVFVGENPSRALHKFSEIYDRIGFAAAGKYNEYENLRIGGVRYADLRGYTYDRDDVTARGLANVYAQTLGTIFSSQAEKPYEVELVVAEVGDSPDHDQIYRLPHDGSIVDEHGSVAVGGNAEQISGYLDQRHRDGMTLAEALKLAVQALSRDTNGSEREIPAERLEVAVLDRTRPQQRKFKRIVGGQLSRLLDSGAGTGAGGASEESATDTDTDTDAETDSGADEE; this is encoded by the coding sequence GTGTCGACGCCGTTCTATGTATCTCCTCAGCAGGCGATGGCCGACCGGGCGGAGTACGCCCGCAAGGGCATTGCCCGTGGTCGCAGCCTGGTCGTGCTGCAGTATGCCGACGGCATCGTGTTCGTCGGCGAGAATCCGTCCCGTGCGCTGCACAAGTTCAGCGAGATCTACGACCGGATCGGTTTCGCGGCCGCCGGCAAGTACAACGAGTACGAGAACCTGCGGATCGGCGGGGTGCGCTACGCCGATCTGCGGGGTTACACCTATGACCGTGACGACGTGACGGCGCGCGGTCTGGCGAACGTGTACGCCCAGACGCTGGGCACGATCTTCTCCAGCCAGGCCGAGAAGCCGTACGAGGTGGAGCTGGTCGTCGCGGAGGTCGGTGACAGTCCCGACCATGACCAGATCTACCGGCTGCCGCACGACGGTTCGATCGTCGACGAGCACGGCTCGGTGGCGGTCGGGGGCAACGCGGAGCAGATCAGCGGGTACCTGGATCAGCGGCACCGGGACGGCATGACGCTGGCCGAGGCGCTGAAGCTGGCGGTGCAGGCGCTGTCCCGTGACACCAACGGCAGTGAGCGGGAGATTCCGGCGGAGCGGCTGGAGGTCGCGGTGCTGGACCGGACGCGTCCGCAGCAGCGCAAGTTCAAGCGCATCGTGGGCGGTCAGCTGTCGCGGCTGCTGGATTCGGGCGCGGGTACGGGTGCGGGTGGAGCGTCGGAGGAGAGTGCGACCGACACCGACACTGACACCGACGCCGAGACCGACTCCGGGGCGGACGAGGAGTAG
- the prcB gene encoding proteasome subunit beta — protein sequence MEANTRSTGRLPAAFLTPGSSSFMDFLGEHQPEMLPGNRQLPPVQGVIEAPHGTTIVAVTFPGGVVLAGDRRATMGNMIAQRDIEKVFPADEYSAVGIAGTAGLAVEMVKLFQLELEHFEKVEGAQLSLEGKANRLSTMIRSNLGMAMQGLAVVPLFAGYDVDRGRGRIFSYDVTGGRSEERNYATTGSGSVFARGAMKKLFRDDLTEEQATTLVVQALYDAADDDSATGGPDVARRIYPIITVITEDGFRRLSEDEAAELAGSVLQARLEQPDGPRAALL from the coding sequence GTGGAAGCCAACACTCGTAGCACCGGGCGTCTACCAGCTGCCTTCCTGACGCCCGGGTCCTCTTCTTTCATGGACTTTCTCGGGGAGCACCAGCCGGAGATGCTCCCGGGTAACCGGCAGCTCCCGCCGGTGCAGGGCGTCATCGAGGCACCGCACGGCACCACGATCGTGGCGGTCACGTTCCCCGGGGGAGTCGTGCTCGCCGGTGACCGGCGGGCCACGATGGGCAACATGATCGCCCAGCGGGACATCGAGAAGGTCTTCCCGGCCGACGAGTACTCGGCGGTGGGCATCGCCGGCACTGCGGGCCTGGCCGTGGAGATGGTGAAGCTGTTCCAGCTGGAGCTGGAGCACTTCGAGAAGGTCGAGGGCGCGCAGCTGTCCCTGGAGGGCAAGGCGAACCGCCTGTCGACGATGATCCGGTCCAATCTGGGCATGGCGATGCAGGGGCTGGCCGTGGTGCCGCTGTTCGCCGGTTACGACGTGGACCGGGGCAGGGGCCGCATCTTCTCGTACGACGTGACGGGCGGGCGTTCCGAGGAGCGGAACTACGCGACCACGGGGTCGGGCTCGGTCTTCGCGCGCGGGGCGATGAAGAAGCTGTTCCGAGACGACCTGACCGAGGAGCAGGCCACGACGCTGGTGGTGCAGGCGCTGTACGACGCGGCCGACGACGACTCGGCGACCGGTGGTCCCGATGTCGCCCGCCGGATCTACCCGATCATCACTGTGATCACCGAGGACGGTTTCCGCCGGCTCAGTGAGGACGAGGCCGCGGAGCTGGCCGGCTCGGTGCTGCAGGCCCGGCTCGAGCAGCCCGACGGTCCGCGGGCCGCGCTGCTGTAG